The sequence below is a genomic window from Cicer arietinum cultivar CDC Frontier isolate Library 1 chromosome 6, Cicar.CDCFrontier_v2.0, whole genome shotgun sequence.
TCCACAATTGCAGCCTCTGCCTTCTCTAAGTCAGAGTAATGCAGAGTCTGCAGAAGCATAGCTGTCGGCTTCATCTCGAATTTCGTCTTCTCCAAATGTCGCTCCGCCTGCCACCGAACCGTGTCGTGTGCCACCGGAGATAGCCATTCCATTAGCTCCTCCACCGCCTCCTGCCACCCTTCGGCCAGCGAGTGTCCGTTACTTCCTTCATCATCCTCTTTCGCCAGCCGTCCCTTCAGTTTTGACCTCACCTTCGCCCTCAACTTCCCCGGTAACATCTCGTACAATGCCTCGCGCGCTTCCTCTCCGACTGTCGCCGGCGCGTGGAGGCAACGCTCGGCCAATAGAATCACATTAGCATACCTCAATGACAGCCCGACTCCACCCACGGTGGACGACGGCGCTAACTTCAAAACCTTATTGTTATTACCGTTCAACGTTTTCTTAattccaccaccaccaccagaaGAAAAATCCATTGGCATAGGATTGTTGATAAACCTAATCATTTTAGCTGTTGCTGCTGTTTTTGAAACAGGCCCTGACTTTGTCATACGCTTATGAAGCGATTCCTCGTACCATTCTGAAAGACTGCGAGTTTTAATCTCATAAAACTCGCGGTGTTCCAGAAGGCAACAATTATCCAATCCAAAATCAATGAACGCCGATTTATTGTTGTCAGTATGACTGTTATTAATATATGCTCCGAAAACGGAGCATATTCTTGCATACACAATGCAAACAAGCCTTGCCATGATCCCAACCGTTTTGTCAAATGTTTGTTTCCATAATGATGTTTCCTTGAAATGTTGCACTTGCTTTCTTTGGGAAACTAATTTCTCGTTGAAATATTCCACGTTTGTTTTTTGACAAATTGTTTTTGTGTTCCAACaacgttgttgttgttgttgtctttttttttcCGCAGTCTCCAGCTCTGTCATGTATTCCATGGCAGAGTGGAGACTGGCTGTTGCGGAGACAAGTCTCTCCGTTTTCTCGACAATCTTGTTGGCGCTTCGGGAGCCATACTGGAGCTTGCGAAGGTCAATTACACCATGTTTGAGATCGGCATAAACAAGGTCGAACCGTGAGAGGCCGAGGTCAGAACACTTTTGTCCAAGACGGGAGACGGTTGCAGCGTTTTTATCGAGCTCCTCCAGGCGTTCGGCGGCGGCGAGGTTGAGGAGGAAATTTTCAACGTTGGAATTCAAATATGTTACTCCTTTGGATTTAATAACTTCATTGTGGAGTTTGGTGATTTCGTCTCCTGAGAGAGAGTTGTAGAGAGAGATCAATCGACACATGGTCTTACCGGCGTCGAAGGCGAGGATGCCGAGGGTTGCGGCCTCCGGCATCGTCTTGGGACGCCGTGACTTGGCGGTCACGGCCATCACCATCCCCTTCCTAACCGTTAGAATTACTTGCTAATTTTGCTATTGCTCTTAATTTGATTGTTAATTTTCTCTCTCacacttgatttttttttactatttttcttttggttGTAATGTGTGCGACTATTGACTGTCACCTTAATTGGTGTGGACGTTGTTTGTGTTGAAGGATGAGAAAAATTTGATAGATAATGTTTGTGTTTAATTTAAGGTGTATTTATAGGGGTTGTGGTCCTTGTCGAGTATAGTATATATTATAATGTTGTGGACCATGCAATGGAATTAATCATGAATATATAATCAATGTACAATTGAAAATTTctactattaaattaaattaaattatcaatatttgaataatatgttatttaagaataactttaattaaattttagatttaacactatcaaatttttacattattttcaaaatttattctaaaataatgtgttttttttatgatcttaattaaaattaaaattttaattataaaaataatttattttattattaaagtcaaaatagaataaataaacatattaaaatttattttttattcaattttaatatatattatagtaTCGTTATTATAAACTGTTATCTACAAAgacaaataagaaaaaaaaaattgattaaaatacttATAGTAGCGAtgctccattttgtttctacgGTACCAAATAATTTGCCtataattaatgtttttgaaCATTCCTTAGTAGGACGCGTTTGGACAGTTGGGATTCATTGGGTAATGAATTCACCGATTAtgctaaacaattaattaattaattaattaatcaaacaaATTGAGAATTATcagttttttaaaaactattaagAATGTTTATTTGATTGTCCTCACTACCGCCAAATGGGTtgatataataagttaattaattgtttaacatatctaattttattctttaatcaTACAAATTAGAgtatatagatttttttttttgtgaacaCTCCGTATTTAGAATTTTTGTATGGTATAGTTTTAATATCTAATCATTTGAGGATACATCACtttttatattagttatttttaaataagtttaaattataagttaattATGTCACATAGGTACAAGTACCCATTTTTAGCCTATAAAAAAGGTAACCATTTTTAATTGGTATATaagaatttattatatttttttacttttttttattgaatcgCAGGAGGTGATAATTGGAAGAAAAGAAATactttgatctaattatttctTCATAAAAATTGTTTAGTGAGATAAGATTATGTGAACATTGCTTGTGATGATTCATACGCGCCAAGTGGATggattaatataattatatatggCAACGTTATTGTCACGTAACATGTACGGAACAAATCTTGTCAAAAAAGTATATGTAAGAAAGAAAGCAAGATTGGCCATAAATAAAGTATACTAGTATTTAATTTGAACAAAAGGTTGAAAATAGAATGGTTTTGTAATCGAAAATAAATTGTTGTCAATATATAATGTGGCTGCTACATGGAATTCAAATGGTTGGAAAAATTAGACATAGAAAAATTAAGGAACAAAATTACAACACAACgatataaaatagataatttaaaaCTATAGAAAAAATAACTACTGTTATCTaatgaaaacaagaaaataatattatataataaaatatattacaacATATGAATTTTTCTCAAACATTTTGCAGCTGCTGGAGTAGCCTCATACCATGATACCTATATGCGAGAACACGAGTTTGATAAGATacgaaatttttgaaatttaagatATAATAAGACTTAATATGTTAATGaagtataataaaaaagacttaaatatgttaatgaagtataataaaaaaaaactcaaaaaataaaaatagttttaaagaaaagatattaataatttttcatcaatGTAAAACTATAGTACCATAATTCACAAAAGATTTGtgatgaaaacaaaaattgtataattttcaactataaaaagtatattttaaggGTTTCTCTTTGTTTATAAGAAAGAGAgtctttttgtttctttttaaaatgtaaaatctaTGGTGTGTTTAATGTGTAAAAAAAGAGGTAtcagatataataatattaaacaacTTGTTATCTTATATTATGTTTGATGGATAAtaatgtaagatttatgggtcacatatgtaattaattaataaagtgtgttagggtcattatataattagccaataaactaggggtcaaataatatataatagtttatggctaaagagcataatagttatgaaaattaatagtgtagataccagacagtttctaatttaatgaggggctgaattggaaatactgcaatttgggatataactaataatagttatatataggggtaatggtccccaaggcaaacacaataagactattcagtttcaaaccctaaaggagaaaactctctggttctctctatccccatcaagagagcaaggtcttcagggtgttttgctgaggaagatcacccaacccattggctctatcatcatcatcctaggatttcatcaatggcaattcccacaggtacgcttccgcctttggtcattcatcatgtaattgacatggacactattaacaattggtatcagagcctaccatgtttaattcatgatgaaattcggttattgtctttgtttaggattgggaattttgatatatatattatggaatccatattattttgtttccggttatattttttttttgtaatggttTGAAGTTGAACACACTGTGATTTTTAAAACCTATTGTCGTTAATAATCTTTGCATGATACAATGCGCTGACATGATCCCTATTTGGTGTGGTGTGATGGTTACACATATCCTTGGGGATTAGTTGTTACTCTTTCTGTTTTGTTCCCTTTCGCATACAAGAATTTGCAAATGCAGAAGGGCAAAGATGTGTATCTTGTGTTATTATATtgaattctgttttagttttattaacatttgtttGAACTCCGTTAGTGAAAGCgacatgaattttttttgagaacCTTGTTAATAAATATTGATGAAACTTCGTGCCTTTTTGCATTATTATCCTCTAATAATGTACTTCATAAGAgaaataaattacatattatttttgtttatactaATCATCGATTGAACTTCAAATATCTTCGAGTACTAACATTATGTACTGGCTGAGTACTAACATTGCAAAATGTTCTTCAGtacaatttttaacgtgtttgttattttaatttcatggctAAATTAATTAGCTTNNNNNNNNNNNNNNNNNNNNNNNNNNNNNNNNNNNNNNNNNNNNNNNNNNNNNNNNNNNNNNNNNNNNNNNNNNNNNNNNNNNNNNNNNNNNNNNNNNNNNNNNNNNNNNNNNNNNNNNNNNNNNNNNNNNNNNNNNNNNNNNNNNNNNNNNNNNNNNNNNNNNNNNNNNNNNNNNNNNNNNNNNNNNNNNNNNNNNNNNNNNNNNNNNNNNNNNNNNNNNNNNNNNNNNNNNNNNNNNNNNNNNNNNNNNNNNNNNNNNNNNNNNNNNNNNNNNNNNNNNNNNNNNNNNNNNNNNNNNNNNNNNNNNNNNNNNNNNNNNNNNNNNNNNNNNNNNNNNNNNNNNNNNNNNNNNNNNNNNNNNNNNNNNNNNNNNNNNNNNNNNNNNNNNNNNNNNNNNNNNNNNNNNNNNNNNNNNNNNNNNNNNNNNNNNNNNNNNNNNNNNNNNNNNNNNNNNNNNNNNNNNNNNNNNNNNNNNNNNNNNNNNNNNNNNNNNNNNNNNNNNNNNNNNNNNNNNNNNNNNNNNNNNNNNNNNNNNNNNNNNNNNNNNNNNNNNNNNNNNNNNNNNNNNNNNNNNNNNNNNNNNNNNNNNNNNNNNNNNNNNNNNNNNNNNNNNNNNNNNNNNNNNNNNNNNNNNNNNNNNNNNNNNNNNNNNNNNNNNNNNNNNNNNNNNNNNNNNNNNNNNNNNNNNNNNNNNNNNNNNNNNNNNNNNNNNNNNNNNNNNNNNNNNNNNNNNNNNNNNNNNNNNNNNNNNNNNNNNNNNNNNNNNNNNNNNNNNNNNNNNNNNNNNNNNNNNNNNNNNNNNNNNNNNNNNNNNNNNNNNNNNNNNNNNNNNNNNNNNNNNNNNNNNNNNNNNNNNNNNNNNNNNNNNNNNNNNNNNNNNNNNNNNNNNNNNNNNNNNNNNNNNNNNNNNNNNNNNNNNNNNNNNNNNNNNNNNNNNNNNNNNNNNNNNNNNNNNNNNNNNNNNNNNNNNNNNNttgttgagatggaaaaacgctttgtaaaaagtgataaggctgaaacaagttctttgcttcagaatttaatttccatgaagtatcaaggcaagggaaatataagagagcacattatgatgatgtccaacattgcttctaagcttaaaggtctaaagcttgagttgtcagatgacttactcattcatttagtattgctgtctcttccttcgcaattcagtcagtttaaggtgacttataattgtcaaaaggagaaatggactcttaatgagctcatttcattatgtgtgcaagaagaggacaggctgaagcaagataggactgaaagtgctcactttactagcatctctaaagacaagggcaaaaggaaaagaattgaggagcccaagaacaaagctgctgctaagggtccagaacaaaagaagcagactaaggataacaactgcttcttctgcaggagttctggacacgtgaagaaggattgtgccaaatatcacgcttggcgtgttaagaaaggtatgattctgtctttggtctgttctgaggttaatttagcttcagtacctagaaacacttggtggttagactctggtgcaactactaacatcagtgtttcaatgcagggttgcctgaacttccgaaagcctagtgatactgaaagatggatctatgtaggagatgggaagaaggtagaagttgaagccataggaaaatttagattattattaagttccggtcattatttggatttaaaagacacttttgttgtaccgtcatttagacggaatttgatctctatttcttatttggacaaatcaggatattattgttcattcgggaataaagaatttactttgtctttaaattcgaatgttgttggaaccggtttactttctggttatgataatctttatttgttggaaactgtggctaactataatgaaaccttgaatgtggaatcacgtggtactaagcggaaaattgacaatttcaattcaggggtgc
It includes:
- the LOC101506729 gene encoding protein PSK SIMULATOR 1-like, which translates into the protein MVMAVTAKSRRPKTMPEAATLGILAFDAGKTMCRLISLYNSLSGDEITKLHNEVIKSKGVTYLNSNVENFLLNLAAAERLEELDKNAATVSRLGQKCSDLGLSRFDLVYADLKHGVIDLRKLQYGSRSANKIVEKTERLVSATASLHSAMEYMTELETAEKKRQQQQQRCWNTKTICQKTNVEYFNEKLVSQRKQVQHFKETSLWKQTFDKTVGIMARLVCIVYARICSVFGAYINNSHTDNNKSAFIDFGLDNCCLLEHREFYEIKTRSLSEWYEESLHKRMTKSGPVSKTAATAKMIRFINNPMPMDFSSGGGGGIKKTLNGNNNKVLKLAPSSTVGGVGLSLRYANVILLAERCLHAPATVGEEAREALYEMLPGKLRAKVRSKLKGRLAKEDDEGSNGHSLAEGWQEAVEELMEWLSPVAHDTVRWQAERHLEKTKFEMKPTAMLLQTLHYSDLEKAEAAIVEVLVGLSLWLIVDTICSNHEIIVLNYS